The following proteins come from a genomic window of Acidobacteriota bacterium:
- the dut gene encoding dUTP diphosphatase has product MNGCPPVRLLRLAHGRGLPVPSAATPSSAGFDLCAAVQESVVLKPGERRLIPTGFAWEIPDGFEGQVRPRSGLAIRHGLTLLNAPGTVDSDYRGEVCVILCNLGEEPYTVERGARIAQMVVSPVTRCEVIEADELTPTERGAGGFGHTGT; this is encoded by the coding sequence ATGAACGGCTGTCCGCCCGTGCGGCTCCTGCGGCTTGCCCACGGCCGTGGGCTGCCTGTGCCGTCCGCCGCCACGCCGTCCTCCGCCGGCTTCGACCTCTGCGCCGCCGTGCAGGAGTCCGTGGTCCTCAAGCCCGGCGAACGACGTCTCATTCCCACGGGCTTCGCATGGGAGATTCCGGATGGGTTTGAAGGCCAGGTCCGGCCCCGGTCCGGCCTCGCCATCCGGCACGGACTGACGCTTCTCAATGCCCCAGGGACCGTGGATTCCGACTACCGGGGGGAGGTGTGCGTGATCCTGTGCAATCTCGGGGAGGAGCCCTACACGGTGGAACGGGGGGCCCGGATCGCACAGATGGTCGTTTCCCCGGTGACCCGGTGCGAGGTCATCGAGGCCGATGAACTGACCCCCACGGAACGGGGCGCGGGTGGTTTCGGTCACACGGGAACTTGA